From Sporosarcina sp. FSL W7-1349, a single genomic window includes:
- the motA gene encoding flagellar motor stator protein MotA produces MDLSTILGLVLGFVALFVGMAMKGVTPDNLLNVAAILIILFGTVAAVVIAFPMSELKNVPKLFGKIFKEQKLTSDADIIRMFSGWADIARREGLLALEAKTDEIDDPFLKNGLGLAIDGQNADYIRDVLTEEVDAMEERHAAGALIFSQAGTYAPTLGVLGAVVGLIAALKNLDDIAALGLAISAAFIATLLGIFTGYVLWHPFANKLKRKSKEEARQRHMMIEGILSVLEGEAPRVIEQKLASYLSVQERKKLANANSSEKGAGQFVEET; encoded by the coding sequence ATGGATTTATCAACAATATTGGGGCTTGTTCTTGGGTTTGTCGCCCTCTTCGTCGGTATGGCAATGAAAGGCGTCACGCCGGACAACCTGTTGAATGTAGCGGCCATTCTGATTATCCTCTTCGGGACGGTAGCGGCAGTGGTCATTGCTTTTCCGATGAGTGAATTGAAGAACGTGCCGAAACTTTTCGGGAAAATTTTCAAAGAACAGAAGCTTACTTCTGATGCAGATATCATTCGGATGTTTTCCGGTTGGGCAGATATTGCACGTCGTGAAGGATTGCTGGCGCTTGAAGCGAAAACGGACGAAATCGATGATCCGTTTTTGAAAAATGGGCTCGGCTTGGCAATTGACGGACAAAATGCGGATTATATCCGGGACGTGCTTACGGAGGAAGTGGACGCGATGGAAGAGCGCCATGCAGCTGGGGCCCTCATCTTTTCCCAAGCGGGGACATACGCACCGACACTTGGGGTACTAGGAGCGGTTGTCGGCTTAATCGCGGCGCTTAAAAACTTGGATGATATTGCCGCCCTTGGTTTAGCTATCTCTGCCGCCTTCATCGCTACTTTGCTCGGGATTTTCACTGGATACGTCCTTTGGCATCCCTTTGCCAATAAGTTGAAGCGGAAATCTAAAGAGGAGGCACGGCAACGGCATATGATGATCGAAGGGATCCTTTCCGTCCTGGAAGGGGAAGCACCACGGGTCATCGAGCAAAAACTAGCTTCATATCTATCTGTCCAAGAGCGTAAGAAACTGGCGAACGCAAATTCCAGCGAGAAAGGGGCTGGCCAGTTTGTCGAAGAGACGTAA
- a CDS encoding aminopeptidase, with translation MTTFENRLERYAELAVKVGVNIQPNQYLLINASTETVEFVRLIVEKAYEAGARQVFVDWVDDIVSRIRFEKAPAESFSEFPAWKVQEREQLAEKGAAFMSITSQSPDLLKGIDPARIAESQKAAGQALDRFRQLMQADKFSWTVIAAPSKAWADKVFSEFPEGDRVPALWEAIFKSVRADQKDPVQAWIEHDKTLHAKVDYLNEKRYRKLHYRAPGTDLTIELPEGHLWCGAGSINEQEQPFMANMPTEEVFTVPLKTGVNGFVSSTKPLSYGGNIIDNFKITFQDGQITEVTADQGEEVLKRLVDTDEGAKYLGEVALVPHHSPISESGLLFYNTLFDENASNHLAIGSAYAFCLEGGKTMSREQLEEKGLNQSITHVDFMIGSDQMDIDGIRQDGTAEPIFRSGNWAF, from the coding sequence ATGACAACATTTGAAAACCGGTTGGAACGTTATGCGGAGTTAGCGGTCAAAGTAGGTGTCAATATCCAACCAAATCAGTATTTGCTCATCAACGCTTCCACAGAAACCGTCGAATTTGTCCGGCTCATCGTCGAGAAAGCCTATGAGGCGGGAGCACGCCAAGTATTTGTCGACTGGGTCGATGATATCGTCTCCCGGATCCGGTTCGAAAAAGCCCCTGCGGAGTCCTTCTCGGAATTTCCCGCTTGGAAGGTGCAGGAGCGGGAGCAACTTGCGGAAAAAGGAGCCGCTTTCATGAGCATCACGTCCCAAAGCCCTGATTTGTTAAAGGGAATTGATCCTGCTCGCATTGCCGAATCGCAAAAAGCAGCAGGACAAGCGTTAGACCGATTCAGACAACTGATGCAAGCCGACAAATTCAGTTGGACTGTCATCGCCGCTCCATCCAAAGCATGGGCGGACAAAGTGTTTTCCGAATTTCCGGAAGGCGACCGGGTCCCAGCCCTTTGGGAAGCAATCTTCAAATCCGTACGAGCGGATCAGAAGGATCCCGTACAGGCCTGGATCGAGCATGACAAGACCTTGCATGCCAAAGTCGATTATTTGAATGAAAAACGGTATAGGAAACTTCATTACCGTGCGCCGGGTACCGATCTGACAATCGAGTTGCCCGAAGGCCATTTATGGTGCGGAGCCGGTAGCATCAATGAACAGGAACAGCCATTCATGGCAAATATGCCGACCGAGGAAGTCTTCACTGTTCCATTGAAAACAGGAGTCAACGGGTTCGTTTCCAGTACGAAGCCGCTCAGCTATGGCGGGAATATCATTGACAACTTCAAGATCACTTTTCAAGACGGCCAAATTACAGAGGTAACTGCCGATCAAGGGGAAGAGGTCCTGAAACGTTTAGTGGATACGGATGAAGGGGCGAAATATCTTGGCGAAGTCGCACTGGTCCCCCACCATTCACCAATCTCCGAGTCCGGACTGCTTTTCTATAACACACTATTCGATGAAAACGCCTCCAATCATCTGGCGATTGGAAGTGCCTATGCGTTCTGTCTCGAAGGTGGCAAAACGATGTCCCGTGAGCAATTGGAAGAAAAAGGACTCAACCAGAGCATCACCCATGTCGATTTCATGATCGGGTCAGACCAGATGGATATTGACGGCATCCGCCAAGACGGAACGGCAGAACCCATATTCCGCAGCGGAAATTGGGCTTTCTAA
- a CDS encoding beta-class carbonic anhydrase — MALLNEILDFNVSFVNEKKYEQYATTKFPDKRIVILTCMDTRLTELLPKAMNLKNGDAKIIKSAGAVVNHPFGGIMRSILVAIYELQADEVYIIGHHDCGMSSIDTDRITKNMTNRGIDPEIFHTLKYSGVDMKSWLHGFSDVTESVKKSVEAVRHHPLMDTKVPIHGLVVHPDTGQLDVIVDGYQSVTEN, encoded by the coding sequence GTGGCACTTTTAAATGAAATCTTGGACTTCAATGTATCATTCGTAAACGAAAAAAAATATGAGCAGTATGCAACGACGAAATTTCCCGATAAGCGAATCGTTATTTTAACTTGTATGGATACTCGTCTTACTGAGCTATTGCCGAAAGCGATGAACTTGAAAAACGGCGATGCAAAAATCATCAAAAGTGCCGGCGCGGTCGTAAACCATCCGTTCGGTGGGATTATGCGGAGCATCCTGGTCGCGATCTATGAACTTCAGGCCGACGAAGTGTATATCATCGGACATCATGACTGCGGTATGAGTTCCATCGACACAGATCGAATCACCAAAAATATGACAAACCGCGGCATCGATCCTGAAATCTTCCATACGCTAAAATATTCGGGAGTGGATATGAAAAGCTGGCTGCATGGATTCAGCGATGTGACAGAAAGCGTCAAAAAAAGTGTTGAAGCAGTACGCCATCATCCTCTTATGGATACAAAAGTGCCAATCCATGGCCTAGTCGTCCATCCTGACACAGGCCAGCTGGATGTTATTGTCGATGGCTATCAATCCGTAACCGAGAATTGA
- a CDS encoding GNAT family N-acetyltransferase produces MILLEGRSCYLRILTEEDAVIFTALLSANREYWSVFEPRHEDSYFTVSVQREKIREALYQMRNRREYNFGIFDAETSRLIGHISLYSIKRLPFSSGFVGYSIDEAETGRGLGTEALDLVTKFAFEKLALHRIEAFVSPRNSGSVKVLEKSGYTREGLLRKLLYINGVWEDHYMYAMVEDDY; encoded by the coding sequence TTGATATTGCTTGAAGGGCGATCTTGTTATTTACGAATATTGACTGAGGAGGACGCTGTTATTTTCACGGCGTTGCTTAGTGCGAACCGGGAGTATTGGTCGGTGTTTGAACCGCGCCATGAGGACAGTTATTTCACGGTATCGGTCCAGCGGGAAAAAATTAGAGAAGCACTATATCAAATGAGGAATAGACGAGAATACAACTTCGGTATCTTTGACGCTGAAACAAGCAGGTTGATCGGCCATATTTCCTTATATAGTATCAAAAGGCTTCCGTTTTCCAGTGGATTTGTCGGATATTCGATCGATGAGGCGGAAACTGGCCGTGGATTAGGGACAGAAGCGCTCGATCTCGTGACAAAATTTGCATTTGAGAAGTTGGCATTGCACCGGATTGAGGCATTTGTGTCCCCACGTAACTCCGGATCTGTCAAAGTGTTGGAGAAGTCGGGCTATACACGGGAAGGGTTGCTGCGCAAACTGCTTTATATCAACGGCGTATGGGAAGATCATTATATGTACGCGATGGTGGAAGATGATTATTGA
- a CDS encoding tryptophan-rich sensory protein, which yields MMKMIMTFSLVCMIAVYSVANILPLNGTTTWEIAYRLPVLFTPAGYVFTIWILIYALLGFWIYGFHKKPSSSRSISRLRASLFILSCLFNIAWILLWHYGYYIPMLIAKVIILGLLLALYFTYPPKENSIWGRVPISIYVGWIFISTIMNFNYVLTYREWSGWGLSDPLWTVIYLTIAAAFAFHFLYHHKDVALNLVNIWTFIGIIVINGTDELFVSAAALFLTAAMAVGILMVQKHRNGQDLPSHGTKSIVK from the coding sequence ATGATGAAAATGATAATGACCTTTTCCCTCGTCTGCATGATAGCCGTTTACTCGGTTGCTAATATATTGCCTTTGAATGGCACGACGACATGGGAAATTGCATATAGGTTACCCGTACTTTTTACACCTGCAGGATACGTTTTTACCATTTGGATACTCATTTATGCTTTATTAGGTTTTTGGATATATGGCTTTCATAAGAAACCGAGCTCTTCCCGATCGATTTCCAGACTTCGCGCATCTCTTTTCATATTGAGTTGCCTGTTCAATATCGCTTGGATTTTATTATGGCATTACGGTTATTACATCCCGATGCTTATCGCCAAAGTGATTATTCTCGGTCTTCTGCTGGCCCTCTATTTCACCTATCCCCCAAAAGAGAATTCCATTTGGGGCAGAGTTCCGATTTCCATCTATGTTGGTTGGATATTCATCTCGACGATTATGAATTTCAATTATGTACTGACTTACCGGGAATGGTCCGGCTGGGGACTGAGTGATCCGCTATGGACTGTCATTTATTTGACGATTGCTGCAGCATTCGCTTTTCATTTCCTCTACCATCATAAAGATGTGGCTTTGAATTTAGTGAATATCTGGACCTTCATCGGGATCATTGTGATAAATGGAACAGATGAACTATTCGTTTCAGCCGCAGCCCTGTTCCTAACAGCGGCGATGGCAGTCGGAATTCTTATGGTACAGAAACATCGAAACGGACAAGATTTACCAAGCCATGGCACAAAAAGCATAGTGAAATGA
- the thiT gene encoding energy-coupled thiamine transporter ThiT, translating into MSRKRLQFLLEVAILGAISFVLDQIGFSLPQGGSITLSMLPIVVMAFRWGFAGGMLTGFLSGLIQMISAGKVYHPVQAALDYFVAYALVGLAAVTLVWLLRGKAEGKKGKMVAAIVVGTVIGGLFRYLIHFIGGMVFFGQYAGDQPVWLYSLLYNGTFMIPSIILSAIVASLLFTSAPRLLQRS; encoded by the coding sequence TTGTCTAGGAAACGTCTTCAATTTTTATTGGAAGTTGCCATTTTAGGTGCTATCTCTTTTGTGTTGGATCAAATCGGATTTTCATTGCCTCAGGGAGGTTCAATCACTTTGTCAATGTTGCCGATTGTGGTAATGGCTTTTCGCTGGGGATTCGCGGGCGGCATGCTGACCGGATTTTTAAGCGGATTGATCCAAATGATCTCGGCAGGAAAGGTGTATCATCCCGTACAGGCTGCGTTGGATTATTTCGTTGCCTATGCACTCGTCGGGCTCGCGGCAGTGACGCTCGTTTGGCTGCTTCGTGGAAAAGCGGAAGGGAAGAAGGGGAAGATGGTCGCGGCGATTGTCGTGGGTACAGTAATCGGAGGGTTATTCCGTTATCTGATCCATTTCATCGGCGGAATGGTGTTCTTTGGGCAATATGCCGGGGACCAGCCGGTATGGCTATACTCGCTTTTATACAACGGGACGTTCATGATACCGTCCATCATCTTGTCTGCAATTGTCGCCTCGCTTTTATTCACTTCAGCACCGCGCCTATTGCAACGTTCATAA
- a CDS encoding DUF4870 domain-containing protein — MTNQKLLSALCYFSIFFSPLLFPLIVYFISEDWEVKQHAKRSLVSHLVPTVLLVAGFILFSFSMFSFYEPMNGGMGGFGFWQITPFLFVAIYGLLFLVIVIWNIIQGVKVLK, encoded by the coding sequence ATGACCAATCAAAAATTATTATCGGCCTTGTGTTATTTTAGTATATTTTTTTCGCCCCTGCTTTTTCCATTGATTGTCTATTTCATCTCCGAAGATTGGGAAGTGAAGCAGCATGCCAAGCGCTCACTCGTCTCCCATCTCGTTCCTACTGTATTGCTCGTGGCGGGCTTCATCCTCTTTTCATTTTCCATGTTCTCCTTTTACGAACCAATGAATGGAGGCATGGGAGGTTTTGGATTTTGGCAAATCACCCCATTCCTGTTTGTCGCCATCTACGGACTTCTTTTCCTCGTCATCGTGATCTGGAACATTATCCAAGGCGTCAAGGTGCTCAAATAA
- the map gene encoding type I methionyl aminopeptidase — protein MIVKNEREIESLKKIGKIVAEIREEMKQATVPGVTTKEIDELGGRLFKEKGAISAPIDQYDFPGYTCISVNNEVAHGIPGSRVIQDGDLVNIDVSGSYGGYFADTGISFVVGTPDEKKQKLCDVAKSAFDRAMTKVKAGSRLNQIGKAVERVAKDNGLHVIKNLTGHGIGTSLHEEPQHILNYYDAWDKTLLKEGMVLAVEPFISEKAEHIIELGDGWTFVTPDNSYVAQIEHTIIVTKDKPIILTALDDETASN, from the coding sequence ATGATCGTAAAAAATGAAAGAGAAATCGAATCGCTTAAAAAAATAGGAAAAATTGTAGCAGAAATTCGGGAAGAGATGAAGCAAGCGACCGTTCCCGGCGTCACAACCAAGGAAATCGATGAGCTGGGCGGGCGGCTTTTCAAAGAGAAAGGAGCCATTTCTGCACCTATTGACCAATATGACTTTCCGGGCTATACATGCATCAGTGTCAACAATGAAGTCGCACACGGCATTCCGGGTTCACGGGTCATCCAAGATGGCGACCTGGTCAATATCGATGTGTCCGGCTCATATGGCGGCTATTTCGCCGATACCGGCATTTCATTCGTCGTCGGCACACCGGATGAGAAGAAGCAGAAACTTTGTGATGTCGCGAAAAGCGCATTCGACCGCGCGATGACCAAGGTGAAGGCCGGCTCCCGCCTCAATCAGATCGGCAAGGCTGTAGAACGAGTAGCGAAAGACAACGGTTTGCATGTCATCAAGAACCTGACAGGCCATGGGATCGGCACCTCGTTGCATGAAGAGCCACAGCATATCCTGAATTATTATGACGCTTGGGATAAAACCTTGCTGAAAGAGGGAATGGTCCTCGCAGTCGAGCCGTTCATTTCTGAAAAGGCCGAGCATATTATCGAGTTGGGAGATGGATGGACGTTCGTAACACCAGATAATTCCTACGTCGCGCAAATCGAACATACCATCATCGTCACAAAAGACAAACCGATCATTTTGACTGCTTTGGACGATGAAACGGCATCCAATTAA
- a CDS encoding DEAD/DEAH box helicase has product MSFLENLEENIRAKWKFETEMPIQTKMIPEMLDGKDIVAESPTGSGKTLAYVLPILQMVDGDKKQTQALIMTPSQELSMQIVNIIREWVEGTNITVTQLIGGANMQRQIERLKKKPTIVVGTPGRLAELVRANRLKMYDIRQIILDEADQLLSRDHRVIVKGLIEAAHPDRQVVAVSATITDEIEIVAKRLMKEPIRLQVTADEMPKQGKVVHSYVKTDVREKTDLLRGLAHLKGIRALAFMNNVDQLHMKEMKLRHNEAPIGVLYSDMKKMDRQKTLESFRKGEFRVLIATDLGARGLDIEGLTHVIHVDVPHTIEQYLHRSGRTGRAGSDGEVLTLLSYAEERDYRKLTKGMKPVQKTWYKGQLMEGNSKTVQKNKGK; this is encoded by the coding sequence ATGTCCTTCTTGGAAAATTTGGAAGAGAACATCAGAGCGAAATGGAAATTTGAAACCGAAATGCCGATCCAGACAAAGATGATACCAGAAATGCTGGATGGCAAGGATATCGTAGCGGAGTCACCGACGGGATCCGGGAAGACGCTGGCGTATGTGCTTCCGATTTTACAAATGGTCGATGGTGATAAAAAGCAGACACAGGCTTTGATCATGACGCCATCCCAAGAACTGTCCATGCAGATCGTCAACATCATCCGGGAATGGGTGGAAGGGACGAACATCACGGTCACGCAATTAATCGGCGGAGCGAATATGCAGCGCCAAATCGAGCGCTTGAAAAAGAAGCCGACCATCGTCGTCGGAACTCCGGGACGGCTTGCCGAACTGGTCAGGGCCAATCGGCTGAAGATGTATGATATCCGACAGATTATCCTCGATGAAGCCGATCAGCTATTATCCCGCGATCACCGCGTTATTGTCAAAGGGCTTATTGAAGCTGCCCATCCGGATAGACAGGTCGTTGCGGTTTCCGCGACCATCACGGACGAAATTGAAATCGTCGCAAAGCGGTTGATGAAAGAACCGATCCGCCTTCAAGTGACCGCGGATGAAATGCCGAAGCAGGGGAAAGTGGTCCACTCCTATGTGAAGACCGATGTACGGGAAAAAACGGATCTGCTGCGGGGATTGGCCCATTTGAAAGGAATCCGGGCCCTCGCCTTCATGAATAATGTGGACCAGCTTCATATGAAGGAGATGAAACTGCGGCATAATGAGGCACCGATCGGGGTCTTGTATTCGGACATGAAGAAAATGGATCGTCAGAAGACGCTGGAGAGCTTCCGGAAAGGGGAATTCCGGGTCTTGATCGCAACCGATCTTGGTGCCCGCGGTTTGGATATCGAGGGGCTGACCCATGTTATCCATGTCGATGTCCCCCACACGATCGAGCAATATTTGCATCGTTCCGGGAGAACGGGCCGTGCGGGGAGCGACGGGGAAGTATTGACCCTCCTGTCCTATGCGGAAGAGCGCGATTACCGCAAGTTGACGAAAGGGATGAAACCCGTCCAGAAAACATGGTATAAAGGACAACTGATGGAAGGCAATTCGAAAACCGTACAGAAGAATAAAGGGAAATAA
- a CDS encoding aspartate/glutamate racemase family protein, with protein MQKKTLGIIGGVGPLATMYIGEMIVRRTAAEKDQDHVNMVITNNTNIPDRTAFILGESEDNPVPVLISDSRRLESAGAQVLAIPCNTAHSFYSELQESTELPIINMVSETARRAKELGASRVGILATSGTITTEVYQLACERNGLIPVIADPKIQEIVMSVIYDDIKAGRPANREKWDLIEQALKEADCDKVILGCTELSIVREELQLGEEYIDSLLVLAESAIERCGYEVKR; from the coding sequence ATGCAAAAGAAAACATTAGGCATCATCGGCGGAGTCGGCCCATTGGCCACGATGTACATAGGCGAAATGATTGTCAGACGGACAGCCGCGGAAAAAGACCAAGACCATGTCAATATGGTCATCACCAACAATACGAATATCCCGGATAGGACGGCTTTCATCCTTGGCGAAAGTGAGGACAATCCGGTTCCTGTCCTCATCTCGGATAGCAGGCGCTTGGAGTCAGCAGGGGCCCAAGTGTTGGCCATCCCTTGCAATACGGCACATTCCTTCTATTCGGAACTCCAGGAAAGCACGGAACTGCCGATCATCAATATGGTATCGGAGACGGCGCGGCGTGCGAAAGAATTGGGCGCCAGTCGTGTCGGTATTTTAGCGACAAGCGGGACGATCACTACGGAAGTCTATCAGCTTGCTTGTGAACGTAATGGTTTGATACCTGTTATCGCTGATCCGAAAATCCAGGAAATCGTCATGTCGGTCATTTACGACGATATTAAAGCTGGTCGGCCGGCGAACCGGGAAAAATGGGACTTGATCGAGCAGGCGTTGAAAGAGGCGGATTGCGACAAAGTGATCCTCGGCTGCACCGAGTTGTCCATCGTCAGAGAGGAATTACAACTTGGGGAAGAATATATCGATTCACTCCTCGTCCTGGCTGAGTCGGCTATTGAAAGATGCGGATATGAAGTGAAACGGTGA
- a CDS encoding lipid II:glycine glycyltransferase FemX gives MPVLDKANERDVKRYEEFIRNSPYRALTQDPNWADVKDDWGNEQVYVERDGEIVAAMSLLIRKVPGGFSLLYAPRGPVCDFHDEALVAELLREAEAVAKKHKAFALKMDPEILYSEELNKKYSDAGYVVRNVDADKDELIQPRLNMIVKLEGEDEESIMMRYKKKTRNIIRGAIKKGVEVSHSHSDEYLKIFYDIYRTMAERNQITIRSYDYFVKMREAYDGLRIYLVKHEEDYLAGAVTINYHGKLYYLYAGSTNEKRNLNPNHLMNYEMMKWGIEEGAQQYDLGGVFILDSQQDGLYAFKSSFCQEDGVTEYIGEIDKVYKPFLYNLFVKVVPKVQQLKKKMKK, from the coding sequence GTGCCAGTATTGGACAAGGCTAATGAGAGGGACGTCAAACGGTATGAGGAATTCATCCGGAATTCCCCATATCGGGCTCTCACGCAAGACCCCAATTGGGCAGACGTCAAAGATGATTGGGGCAATGAACAGGTGTATGTGGAACGGGATGGAGAAATTGTGGCTGCCATGTCCCTTCTCATCCGAAAAGTGCCGGGCGGTTTTTCATTGCTGTATGCGCCGCGTGGACCTGTTTGCGATTTTCATGATGAAGCACTCGTTGCCGAATTATTGAGGGAAGCGGAAGCAGTAGCGAAAAAGCATAAAGCATTCGCACTGAAGATGGATCCCGAAATCTTGTATTCCGAAGAGTTGAATAAGAAGTACTCGGATGCCGGCTACGTCGTCCGAAATGTTGACGCTGATAAGGATGAGCTGATCCAACCGCGTTTGAACATGATCGTCAAGCTGGAAGGCGAAGACGAAGAATCGATCATGATGCGATACAAGAAGAAGACCCGGAACATCATCCGGGGAGCCATCAAAAAAGGGGTGGAAGTGTCTCATTCCCACAGCGATGAATATTTGAAAATCTTCTATGATATTTATAGAACGATGGCAGAACGCAATCAGATCACAATCCGTTCTTATGACTATTTCGTCAAGATGCGCGAGGCGTATGACGGTCTTCGAATCTATTTAGTCAAACATGAGGAAGATTATTTGGCGGGTGCCGTCACAATCAATTATCACGGGAAATTGTACTATCTGTACGCCGGCAGTACGAACGAAAAGCGCAACCTCAACCCGAACCATCTGATGAACTATGAGATGATGAAGTGGGGGATCGAGGAAGGGGCCCAGCAGTACGACCTCGGCGGTGTCTTCATCTTGGACAGCCAACAGGACGGGCTGTACGCCTTCAAAAGCAGCTTTTGTCAAGAGGACGGCGTGACGGAGTATATCGGAGAAATCGATAAGGTATATAAACCGTTCCTCTATAATCTGTTCGTCAAAGTCGTTCCGAAAGTCCAGCAACTGAAGAAAAAAATGAAAAAATGA
- a CDS encoding carboxylate--amine ligase, producing the protein MPKADFLPVILGSDDNAYGMARAFHEQYGITSIIATKGHLLSTMHSKIVEKRIFDNFDEPNTFIKSLMELKDELHERAEKLLLIASNENYVELAVRSKKHLEPHYIFPFVDEEMMDDIIFKENFYEMCEEHGLDYPDTVMFVKGMDPHMELPFDFPVVVKPSDSMRYFNAQFEGKKKAYVLHTKEQFVNAINTIYSSSYDGKLIIQDYIPGDDTVMRVLNAYCDRNGKVRMMCLGRVVLEDYTPVLIGNYVGIVGEYNQDIYDQYKKFLEAIGFTGYANIDLKYDRRDGKYKIFELNIRQGRSSYFVTANGYNMAKYLVEDRVYHRDNPIEYGRNEVLWHTVPLKLLVKYTMDYELKQQVKRLIQEKKTASTLYYDKDRNFIRSLKLYNYYRDYYKRFEKYFKRKE; encoded by the coding sequence ATGCCAAAAGCGGATTTTCTCCCTGTCATCCTCGGATCGGATGACAATGCTTATGGAATGGCTAGAGCATTTCACGAGCAATATGGCATCACCAGCATTATTGCGACGAAAGGTCATCTACTTTCGACGATGCATAGTAAAATTGTTGAAAAACGAATCTTTGATAATTTTGATGAACCCAATACGTTTATAAAAAGCCTGATGGAGTTGAAAGACGAGCTGCATGAGCGGGCGGAAAAGCTTCTTTTAATTGCCAGCAATGAAAATTATGTCGAGCTTGCCGTCAGAAGTAAAAAGCATTTGGAACCGCATTATATTTTTCCGTTCGTCGATGAAGAGATGATGGACGATATCATTTTCAAGGAAAATTTTTACGAGATGTGTGAGGAACATGGCTTGGATTACCCTGACACGGTCATGTTCGTCAAGGGCATGGATCCGCATATGGAATTGCCGTTCGATTTCCCGGTTGTTGTTAAACCATCGGATAGCATGCGCTATTTCAACGCCCAATTCGAGGGGAAGAAAAAGGCATACGTCTTACATACGAAAGAACAGTTCGTCAATGCCATCAATACCATCTATTCCTCATCATATGACGGGAAGCTCATCATCCAGGATTATATCCCGGGCGATGATACTGTGATGCGCGTCTTGAATGCGTACTGCGACCGGAATGGGAAGGTGCGGATGATGTGCCTTGGTCGAGTCGTGTTGGAAGATTACACGCCGGTCTTGATCGGAAACTATGTCGGGATTGTCGGAGAATACAACCAGGACATTTACGATCAGTACAAGAAATTCCTTGAAGCGATTGGCTTTACCGGTTATGCGAACATCGATCTGAAATATGACCGCAGGGATGGGAAATATAAAATTTTTGAATTGAACATCCGGCAAGGGCGCAGTAGCTATTTTGTCACGGCGAACGGGTACAATATGGCCAAATATCTCGTGGAGGACCGTGTTTATCATCGGGATAATCCGATCGAATATGGTCGCAATGAAGTGCTCTGGCATACGGTGCCATTGAAATTGCTCGTCAAGTATACGATGGACTATGAATTAAAACAGCAGGTCAAACGGCTGATTCAAGAGAAGAAGACCGCTTCGACTCTCTATTACGACAAAGATCGGAATTTCATCCGTTCGTTGAAGTTATATAATTATTATCGAGATTATTACAAGCGATTCGAGAAGTATTTCAAACGGAAAGAGTAA